Proteins encoded in a region of the Benincasa hispida cultivar B227 chromosome 2, ASM972705v1, whole genome shotgun sequence genome:
- the LOC120071157 gene encoding protein MICRORCHIDIA 7 — MEASVKQELIEPLRTQGTSNNHEASNVSPSVIDLSSDSESGSEDSEQEVVDGILGGDTRNIGLPNGVDGGFSKKRRLNELEIVKPLGFLPPVALDEKNSMAVILPLSAEAGTGQEMRTSNANGSACKQFWKAGDYEGAPCSNWDSSSGGMDHVRVHPKFLHSNATSHKWALGAFAELLDNSLDEVSNGATHVNIDMLVNKKDGTKMLLIEDNGGGMSPDKMRHCMSLGYSEKTKLANTIGQYGNGFKTSTMRLGADVIVFSRCCGQYGKSGTQSIGLLSYTFLRSTGKEDIVVPMLDYERKGGEWAKIVRSSLSDWNRNVETIVQWSPFSNEAELLRQFYLMKDHGTRIIIYNLWEDDQGQLELDFDTDQHDIQIRGVNRDEKSIQMAKKFPNSRHFLTYRHSLRSYASILYLRLPPSFRIILRGRDVEHHNIVNDMMLSQEVTYRPQPGAEGVGKDTNMVAVVTIGFVKDAKHHIDVQGFNVYHKNRLIKPFWRLWNASGSDGRGVIGVLEANFVEPAHDKQGFERTTVLARLEARLIQMQKTYWGSYCHKIGYAPRRNNKPTNRSPDRESSPDDYSSQPSPQSKKKCTTLSGKKPDKVYSGKETEKFQKTKDFRYGHVHSSKDQNSSMTPDPEKSRVRPCSSEPPSPSGLEVRVDNLHGGQANGTSNETFHGNDVSMTMKASSNGGVSQAEQGGLGRREPQLKGGDVNDSERSLSSSDFQMLQQLKEENEELKERLQRKEADHEKLEHERERCKSLEAQLKAAELKIEELNKEQESLIDIFSEERDRRETEERNLRKKLQEASNTIQELLDKIKILEKR, encoded by the exons ATGGAAGCTAGTGTTAAGCAGGAACTTATCGAACCTTTACGCACGCAAGGAACGAGCAACAATCACGAGGCATCAAATGTGTCTCCCTCGGTTATTGATCTCAGCAGTGACAGCGAGTCGGGTTCGGAAGATTCGGAGCAGGAAGTAGTTGACGGAATTTTGGGAGGAGATACGCGAAACATCGGACTCCCAAACGGAGTCGATGGAGGGTTTTCGAAGAAGAGGAGGCTGAACGAGTTGGAAATTGTTAAACCTCTAGGTTTTCTTCCGCCCGTGGCTCTAGACGAAAAGAATTCCATGGCCGTTATTTTGCCCTTGTCAGCAGAGGCGGGTACTGGACAAGAGATGAGGACTTCGAACGCAAATGGTTCAGCCTGCAAACAGTTTTGGAAGGCAGGAGATTATGAAGGAGCTCCTTGCAGCAACTGGGACTCATCATCGG GTGGCATGGACCATGTTAGGGTTCACCCTAAGTTTCTGCATTCTAATGCGACTAGTCATAAGTGGGCTCTTGGAG CTTTTGCTGAGTTATTGGACAACTCGTTAGATGAG GTTTCCAATGGAGCTACTCATGTTAATATAGACATGCTTGTGAATAAGAAAGATGGGAccaaaatgttattaattgaag ATAATGGTGGAGGGATGAGCCCCGACAAAATGCGTCACTGCATGTCATTGGGTTATTCAGAAAAAACCAAATTAGCAAACACTATTGGACAAT ATGGTAATGGTTTTAAGACTAGTACCATGAGACTTGGAGCAGATGTAATTGTATTCTCACGTTGTTGTGGACAATATGGGAAAAG TGGCACACAGAGCATTGGATTACTATCCTATACATTTTTGAGAAGCACTGGAAAAGAAGATATCGTGGTTCCAATG CTTGACTATGAAAGGAAGGGAGGTGAATGGGCCAAAATAGTGCGATCTTCTCTTAGTGATTGGAACAGAAATGTGGAAACAATCGTTCAGTGGTCTCCATTTTCCAATGAAGCTGAACTTCTCCGTCAG TTTTACTTGATGAAAGATCATGGAACTCgcattataatatataacctcTGGGAAGACGACCAGGGACAGTTGGAGCTGGATTTTGATACTGACCAACAT GACATCCAAATCAGAGGCGTCAACAGAGATGAGAAGAGTATACAAATGGCAAAAAAatttcccaactctcggcaCTTCTTGACTTATCGGCATTCTTTGAGG AGTTATGCTTCGATTCTATATTTGAGGCTCCCTCCTAGCTTTCGTATAATTCTTCGTGGGAGAGATGTAGAACACCATAACATCGTGAATGATATGATGTTGTCTCAAGAGGTCACGTACAGACCTCAGCCAGGTGCTGAGGGGGTTGGCAAAGATACAAAT ATGGTTGCCGTTGTAACCATTGGGTTTGTAAAGGATGCAAAGCATCATATAGATGTTCAAGGATTCAATGTTTATCATAAGAATCGTCTCATCAAG CCATTTTGGAGGCTTTGGAATGCTTCGGGAAGCGATGGTCGTGGAGTTATAG GTGTTCTAGAAGCAAATTTTGTTGAACCTGCCCACGATAAGCAGGGGTTTGAGCGAACAACTGTTCTTGCAAGACTTGAAGCACGGTTGATACAAATGCAGAAGACTTATTG GGGTTCCTACTGTCATAAGATTGGCTATGCTCCAAGACGAAATAATAAACCTACCAATCGGTCTCCAGATAGAG AAAGTTCCCCGGATGATTATTCTTCACAGCCTTCACCTCAATCAAAAAAGAAGTGTACTACATTAAGTGGGAAGAAACCTGATAAAGTATATTCAGGAAAAGAAACAGAGAAGTTTCAGAAAACAAAGGACTTCAGATATGGGCATGTGCATTCGAGTAAAGACCAAAACAGTAGTATGACCCCTGACCCTGAGAAATCGAGGGTAAGACCATGTTCTTCTGAGCCACCTTCACCTTCTGGACTAGAAGTTAGGGTTGATAACCTGCATGGAGGACAAGCAAACGGTACTAGCAACGAGACATTTCATGGAAATGATGTTTCAATGACAATGAAAGCATCGTCAAATGGAGGTGTCAGTCAAGCTGAGCAAGGTGGATTGGGTAGAAGAGAACCCCAACTGAAg GGAGGAGATGTAAACGATAGTGAGCGTTCCCTTTCAAGTTCTGATTTTCAGATGTTACAGCAGTTgaaggaagaaaatgaagaattgAAGGAGAG ATTACAGAGAAAGGAAGCTGATCATGAAAAATTGGAGCATGAAAGGGAGAGATGTAAATCACTTGAGGCTCAG CTTAAAGCAGCAGAGCTTAAAATTGAGGAATTGAATAAAGAACAAGAAAGCCTAATAGATATTTTCTCAGAGGAGAGAGATCGCAGAGAAACTGAGGAGCGAAATCTGCGAAAGAAGCTTCAG GAAGCATCTAACACCATCCAAGAACTGCTAGACAAGATAAAAATTCTGGAAAAAAGGTAA